A region of the Thioploca ingrica genome:
GTAACATCCCAGTTACTGCAAAGAATTGCTGACTTAGGTGAGCTATTTAACGATTGATACGAGAAGAAAACTATGTTGAATCCTGTACTTGATCCCGGTTGGTTGCCGCAATTATCGCTACCGACCCAAGACGATTTACCCAGTGATGACAGAGTCCCTATGGAAACGGAACGACATAAAAAACAAATGGATTTACTGATCTATCCCTTAACACCTTGGTTAGGTCAACGAGGTTATGTTGGGGGAAACATGTTCGTTTATTACAGTGTTAAACAAGTCCGTTATCAAGATTTTAAAGGCCCGGATGTGTTTATCGTTTTAGACGTTCCACCCCGCGAACGCAAAAGTTGGGTGGTTTGGCAAGAAGGTAAAAGTCCCGATATTGTTATTGAATTGCTTTCAGAAAGTACTGCACAATACGACAAAAATGATAAACAGCAACTTTATCAAAATCAACTCAGGATATCAGAATATTATTGGTTTGACCCCTTCAATCCCGATGATTGGGCAGGATTTGAACTCCAACATGGCGTTTATCAACCGCTGTCACCCGATCCTCACCAGCGTTTAATCAGTAAACGATTAAATTTAGCTTTAGAACGTTGGCATGGCGTTTATGAAGGCGTAAAAACGACTTGGTTACGCTGGTCTCATTTAAACGGGGAATTATTACCAACCCCACAAGAAGCACGAGATAGCGAGAGGCAACGAGCTAACGCTGAAGCGCAACGTGCCGAAACTGAATCTCAACGAGCTAACGTTGAAGCGCAACGTGCCGAAACTGAATTTCAACGAGCTAATGTCGAAGCGCAACGAGCTAATGCCGAAGCTCAAGCCCGCCAATTGGCGGAAGTAGAAATTGCTCGTCTCCAAGCTTTATTGACAGAACAAAGTAACCGCTAACGGCTACTTACTACATTTTACTCAGTTAATTCTGGAACAATATTTTTTAATAACGTTTTTATCTCACTTTCAACATAACTATCACAAGCCAATGCGAGTTGTGTTAAATCAGTGGTTAATTGCTGCCAATTATTACGCCGCTGATCGGCTAATAAAATTTTGCTATGCGTCGTTTTATCTAATTTTTCTTCTTCATGAAATAATTCTTCATGCAGTTTTTCACCAGGACGTAACCCCGTGTAAATCATTTTGATATCCTTATCGGGCAGTTTTCCAGATAAACGAATCATTTGTTCGGCTAAATAACGAATATTAATGGGTTTACCCATGTCGAGCACAAAAATTTCTCCCCCTTGTCCCATCGCACCCGCTTGTAAAATAAGCTGGCAAGCTTCAGGAATCGTCATAAAATAACGGCTCACTTCTGGATGCGTTACGGTAACGGGACCACCATGAGCAATTTGACTTTTAAAAAGCGGAACGACGCTGCCAGCAGATCCCAATACATTACCGAAACGCACCGTGATAAAACGCGTGTTCGATTGTTCTTGCAAAGCTTGGCAAATCATTTCTGCTGCCCGTTTAGTCGCACCCATGATATTGGTGGGATTGACCGCTTTATCAGTCGAAATTAAGACAAAAGTTTGGCAACCATAAGTAGCCGCTGCTTCTGCTAAAATTTGAGTTCCCAAAATATTATTGCGAACCGCTTCGCGCAATTGTGATTGCAACAAGGGGACGTGTTTATAAGCAGCCGCATGAAAAATCACTTGAGGATGATAGCAAGTTAGAATGTGTTGTACGGCTTTTGAATCCACAATATCTCCTAAATGGGCATAAAGAACCAACTGAGGAAAATCTTGATGTAACTGCCTTTCTACTTGATAAAGATTATATTCACAACGTTCGAGAATCACTAAAGCAGTCGGATGCAATCGCG
Encoded here:
- a CDS encoding polysaccharide biosynthesis protein CapD; translated protein: MSLVYHRFPVICHDIIMVALAWTLAMVIRYDWPLTPEVATIFWQVLPLVVSVQSVVLWYSGVYLGIWRFASLPDVITILRAVILGTLAIVLVLVLFNRLELIPRSSLLFYPFLLTSLLGTPRLLYRLWHDHSFKSLLTPDTNQQRVLVLGAGTSGDMLVRDMLRNHYCGYLPVGFLDDQPRLQGGQVQGIPILGSIDQLLETVESLQIDMIIIAIPSATDEQMRRIIELCEQCTVPVRTLPKFDSLVSGQINLSALRDVAIEDLLGRAKIQLDWQIIEAGLTGKIVLVSGGGGSIGAELCRQIARLHPTALVILERCEYNLYQVERQLHQDFPQLVLYAHLGDIVDSKAVQHILTCYHPQVIFHAAAYKHVPLLQSQLREAVRNNILGTQILAEAAATYGCQTFVLISTDKAVNPTNIMGATKRAAEMICQALQEQSNTRFITVRFGNVLGSAGSVVPLFKSQIAHGGPVTVTHPEVSRYFMTIPEACQLILQAGAMGQGGEIFVLDMGKPINIRYLAEQMIRLSGKLPDKDIKMIYTGLRPGEKLHEELFHEEEKLDKTTHSKILLADQRRNNWQQLTTDLTQLALACDSYVESEIKTLLKNIVPELTE